The following are from one region of the Macaca thibetana thibetana isolate TM-01 chromosome 2, ASM2454274v1, whole genome shotgun sequence genome:
- the LOC126948769 gene encoding LOW QUALITY PROTEIN: fructose-bisphosphate aldolase A-like (The sequence of the model RefSeq protein was modified relative to this genomic sequence to represent the inferred CDS: inserted 1 base in 1 codon), with amino-acid sequence MGPGDECCFLSLSPLASLPPSTTTSCKPTPLLCQELVNTNTMPYQYPLLTPEQKKELSDITHHIVALGKSIPAADESTGRVAKWLQSIGTKNTKENQCFYRQLRLTADNCMNPCIEGVILFHEMLYQKVDDRCPFPQVIKSKGSVVGIKVEKGVIPLARANDETTTQGLDGLSERCAPDKKDGADFAKWHHVLKIGKHTPSALAIIENANISWAQRCVNVLVRYASICQQNGIVLIVEAEILLSGDHDLKYCQYVTKKVXAAVYKALSDHHIYLEGTLLKSSMVTPGQACIQKFSHKEIAMATVTSATL; translated from the exons ATGGGTCCTGGTGACGAGTGCTGCTTTCTCTCCCTGAGTCCACTTGCCAGCCTGCCACCCTCCACCACCACATCCTGCAAACCCACCCCTCTCCTGTGCCAGGAACTTGTTAACACCAATACCATGCCCTACCAATACCCTTTGCTGACCCCAGAGCAGAAGAAGGAGCTGTCTGACATCACGCATCACATCGTGGCTCTGGGCAAGAGCATCCCGGCTGCAGATGAGTCCACTGGAAGAGTTGCCAAGTGGCTGCAGTCCATTGGAACCAAGAATACCAAGGAGAACCAGTGCTTCTACCGCCAGCTGCGACTGACAGCTGACAACTGCATGAACCCCTGCATCGAGGGCGTCATCCTCTTCCATGAGATGCTGTACCAAAAGGTGGATGATAGGTGTCCCTTCCCCCAAGTTATCAAATCCAAAGGCAGTGTTGTGGGCATCAAGGTAGAAAAGGGGGTGATACCCCTGGCAAGGGCAAATGATGAGACTACCACCCAAGGGCTGGATGGGCTGTCTGAGCGCTGTGCCCCAGACAAGAaggatggggccg ACTTTGCCAAGTGGCATCACGTGCTGAAGATTGGGAAACACACCCCCTCAGCCCTCGCCATCATTGAAAATGCCAACATCAGCTGGGCGCAGcgg TGTGTCAATGTCCTGGTCCGCTATGCCAGCATCTGCCAGCAGAATGGCATTGTGCTCATCGTGGAGGCTGAGATCCTCCTCAGTGGGGACCATGACTTGAAGTACTGTCAGTATGTAACCAAGAAGG TGGCTGCTGTCTACAAGGCTCTGAGTGACCACCACATCTACCTGGAAGGCACCTTGCTGAAGTCCAGTATGGTCACCCCGGGCCAAGCCTGCATCCAGAAGTTTTCTCACAAGGAGATTGCCATGGCAACTGTCACAAGCGCTACACTCTAG
- the ALAS1 gene encoding 5-aminolevulinate synthase, non-specific, mitochondrial: METVVRRCPFLSRVPQAFLQKAGKSLLFYAQNCPKMMEVGAKPAPRALSTAAVHYQQIKETSPASEKDKTAKAKVQQAPDGSQQSPDGTQLPSGHPLPATSQGTASKCPFLAAQMNQRGSSVFCKASLELQEDVQEMNAVRKEVAETSASPSVVSVKTDGGDPSGLLKNFQDIMQKQRPERVSHLLQDNLPKSVSTFQYDRFFEKKIDEKKNDHTYRVFKTVNRRAHIFPMADDYSDSLITKKQVSVWCSNDYLGMSRHPRVCGAVMDTLKQHGAGAGGTRNISGTSKFHVDLEQELADLHGKDAALLFSSCFVANDSTLFTLAKMMPGCEIYSDSGNHASMIQGIRNSRVPKYIFRHNDVSHLRELLQRSDPSVPKIVAFETVHSMDGAVCPLEELCDVAHEFGAITFVDEVHAVGLYGAQGGGIGDRDGVMPKMDIISGTLGKAFGCVGGYIASTSSLIDTVRSYAAGFIFTTSLPPMLLAGALESVRILKSAEGRALRRQHQRNVKLMRQMLMDAGLPVVHCPSHIIPVRVADAAKNTEVCDELMSRHNIYVQAINYPTVPRGEELLRIAPTPHHTPQMMNYFLENLLVTWKQVGLELKPHSSAECNFCRRPLHFEVMSEREKSYFSGLSKLVSAQA; encoded by the exons ATGGAGACTGTTGTTCGCCGCTGCCCATTCTTATCCCGAGTCCCCCAGGCCTTTCTGCAGAAAGCAGGCAAATCTCTGTTGTTCTATGCCCAAAACTGCCCCAAGATGATGGAAGTTGGGGCCAAGCCAGCCCCTCGGGCATTGTCCACTGCAGCAGTACACTACCAACAGATCAAAGAAACCTCTCCGGCCAGTGAGA AAGACAAAACTGCCAAAGCCAAGGTCCAACAGGCTCCTGATGGATCCCAGCAGAGTCCAGATGGCACACAGCTTCCGTCTGGACACCCCTTGCCTGCCACAAGCCAGGGCACTGCAAGCAAATGCCCTTTCCTGGCAGCACAGATGAATCAGAGAGGCAGCAGTGTCTTCTGCAAAGCCAGTCTTGAGCTTCAGGAGGATGTGCAGGAAATGAATGCGGTGAGGAAAG AGGTTGCTGAAACCTCAGCAAGCCCCAGTGTGGTTAGTGTGAAAACTGATGGAGGGGATCCCAGTGGGCTGCTGAAGAACTTCCAGGACATCATGCAAAAGCAAAGACCAGAAAGAGTGTCTCATCTTCTTCAAGATAACTTGCCAAAAT CTGTTTCCACTTTTCAGTATGATcgtttctttgagaaaaaaattgatgagAAAAAGAATGACCACACCTATCGAGTTTTTAAAACTGTGAACCGGCGAGCACACATCTTCCCGATGGCAGATGACTATTCAGACTCCCTCATCACCAAAAAGCAGGTGTCAGTCTGGTGCAGTAATGACTACCTAGGAATGAGTCGCCACCCACGGGTGTGTGGGGCAGTTAT ggaCACTTTGAAACAACATGGTGCTGGGGCAGGTGGTACTAGAAATATTTCTGGAACTAGTAAATTCCATGTGGACTTAGAGCAGGAGCTGGCAGACCTCCATGGGAAAGATGCTGCACTCTTGTTTTCCTCGTGCTTTGTGGCCAATGACTCAACCCTCTTCACCCTGGCTAAGATGATGCCAG GCTGTGAGATTTACTCTGATTCTGGGAACCATGCCTCCATGATCCAAGGGATTCGAAACAGCCGAGTGCCAAAGTACATCTTCCGCCACAATGATGTCAGCCATCTCAGAGAACTGCTGCAAAGATCTGACCCTTCAGTCCCCAAGATTGTGGCATTTGAAACTGTCCATTCAATGGATG GGGCAGTGTGCCCACTGGAAGAGCTGTGTGATGTGGCCCATGAGTTTGGAGCAATCACCTTCGTGGATGAGGTCCACGCAGTGGGGCTGTACGGGGCTCAAGGCGGAGGGATTGGGGATCGGGATGGAGTCATGCCAAAAATGGACATCATTTCTGGAACACTTG GCAAAGCCTTTGGCTGTGTTGGAGGGTACATCGCCAGCACGAGTTCTCTGATTGACACGGTACGGTCCTATGCTGCTGGCTTCATCTTCACCACCTCTCTGCCACCCATGCTGCTGGCTGGAGCCCTGGAGTCTGTGCGGATCCTGAAGAGCGCTGAGGGACGGGCGCTTCGCCGCCAGCACCAGCGCAACGTTAAGCTCATGAGACAGATGCTAATGGATGCCGGCCTCCCTGTTGTCCACTGCCCCAGCCACATCATCCCTGTGCGG GTTGCAGATGCTGCTAAAAACACGGAAGTCTGTGATGAACTAATGAGCAGACATAACATCTATGTGCAAGCAATCAATTACCCTACCGTGCCCCGGGGAGAAGAGCTCCTACGGATCGCCCCTACCCCTCACCACACACCCCAGATGATGAACTACTTCCTTG AGAATCTGCTGGTCACGTGGAAGCAAGTGGGGCTGGAACTGAAGCCGCATTCCTCAGCTGAGTGCAACTTCTGCAGGAGGCCACTGCATTTTGAAGTGATGAGTGAAAGAGAGAAGTCCTATTTCTCAGGCTTGAGCAAGTTGGTATCTGCTCAGGCCTGA